A stretch of the uncultured Desulfobacter sp. genome encodes the following:
- a CDS encoding response regulator, whose translation MSENKSFAALEALSILIVDDMKSMRLTIRKMLQNLNIGDKLRFAENGKEGLEVLKQSKFDLSIIDWNMPVMNGIEMLEKIRKDPALRDMPVIMVTAEAERDIVSEVAESEIDGYLLKPLTLEALDKRIKTVMDRVHNPEPFTLHRNKARALEEQGLFKEAIEEVKKALAQKPSASRMLRRMGLLHFKIGKHEIAEKCLRKAVAVNDQDTISRVYLADYYLKKNELEKAGMHYLKILSLSTRYNDKAFDIGTRLLKAGYKKSAIQLFSRVIQRSRKTNAVRDQVIDICLDHGEVDFPEYLIEEAIQENPGNYNIIYKAGMIFLESGDRDKAMAHFMNVDKHVRGHLDAKLQIAKILSANKRILQADDYLNQILRLDPGHEEAIELRRTL comes from the coding sequence ATGTCTGAAAATAAATCTTTTGCCGCGCTTGAAGCGTTATCCATATTGATTGTTGATGACATGAAAAGCATGCGGCTGACCATTCGGAAAATGCTTCAGAATCTTAATATCGGAGACAAACTCAGGTTTGCCGAAAATGGTAAAGAGGGGTTGGAAGTCCTCAAGCAGAGTAAGTTTGATCTCTCCATTATTGACTGGAATATGCCGGTCATGAACGGGATTGAAATGCTGGAAAAGATTCGGAAAGATCCTGCGCTTAGGGATATGCCGGTGATCATGGTGACGGCCGAGGCGGAGCGGGATATCGTTTCTGAAGTGGCTGAATCGGAAATTGACGGGTATTTGCTCAAACCTTTGACGCTGGAGGCGCTGGATAAAAGAATCAAGACTGTCATGGACCGTGTGCATAATCCTGAGCCGTTCACGCTTCACCGAAACAAGGCCAGGGCGCTTGAGGAGCAGGGATTGTTTAAAGAGGCGATCGAAGAGGTGAAAAAGGCCCTGGCTCAAAAACCGTCTGCCTCGCGCATGCTGCGCCGGATGGGACTGCTGCACTTTAAAATCGGCAAACATGAGATTGCTGAGAAGTGTCTTCGCAAAGCCGTTGCGGTGAATGATCAGGATACTATTTCAAGGGTTTACCTGGCAGATTATTATTTGAAGAAAAATGAGCTGGAAAAAGCGGGGATGCATTACCTGAAAATTCTTTCTTTGAGTACACGCTACAATGATAAAGCCTTTGACATCGGGACAAGGCTTTTAAAAGCTGGATATAAAAAGTCGGCAATACAACTTTTTTCACGGGTGATCCAACGATCAAGAAAAACCAATGCGGTGCGCGATCAGGTCATTGACATCTGCCTGGATCATGGCGAAGTTGACTTCCCCGAATATCTGATAGAAGAGGCAATTCAAGAAAATCCCGGTAACTATAATATCATTTATAAGGCCGGTATGATTTTCCTTGAATCGGGAGACAGGGACAAAGCGATGGCGCATTTCATGAACGTAGACAAGCATGTAAGGGGGCATCTGGATGCCAAACTTCAGATCGCTAAAATCCTTTCTGCGAACAAAAGGATATTGCAGGCAGATGATTATTTGAATCAGATTCTAAGGTTGGATCCGGGACATGAAGAGGCAATTGAACTGCGAAGGACGCTTTAG
- a CDS encoding ferredoxin, whose translation MSIEKKPVIDLGCCIECGVCIDLAPHAFEINDAGYIDIRPLDSYENDEDILEAVKNCPKDCITWE comes from the coding sequence ATGAGTATAGAAAAAAAACCGGTAATCGATCTTGGCTGCTGCATTGAATGCGGGGTCTGTATTGATCTGGCCCCCCACGCCTTTGAAATCAATGACGCAGGTTATATAGACATCCGCCCCCTTGACAGCTATGAAAATGATGAAGATATCCTTGAAGCAGTGAAAAACTGCCCCAAAGACTGCATTACCTGGGAATAA
- a CDS encoding DVU0298 family protein gives MNIRKRTTMKPYGRKVKKQVGEFLSLGSRSQALDSLAQIPDAQLTGHLFSFFYNKDELIKFRSVTAMGELVARIADNSLEKARIILRRIMWNLNDESGGIGWGSPEAMGEILSKNPALAQEFKTILFSYLDHRGNHIEHEMLQRGVIWGIGTYIGAAPDDLTDITKEQLIAHLSSKDPVKCGYAVRALSNAHEFECMVLPDFIQADKTTIDIYTGWNFTSARISDLVQACFPEPALAGNE, from the coding sequence ATGAACATTAGAAAGAGAACAACCATGAAACCATACGGCAGAAAGGTAAAAAAACAAGTGGGAGAATTTCTCTCCCTTGGCAGTCGCAGCCAGGCTCTGGACAGTCTGGCGCAGATTCCGGACGCCCAGCTCACCGGGCATCTGTTCTCTTTTTTCTACAACAAAGATGAACTGATCAAATTTCGCAGTGTGACTGCCATGGGCGAGCTTGTTGCAAGGATTGCGGATAATTCCTTAGAAAAAGCCCGCATCATCTTAAGACGAATCATGTGGAATCTGAACGACGAATCAGGCGGCATCGGCTGGGGATCACCAGAAGCCATGGGAGAGATTTTAAGTAAAAACCCGGCCCTGGCCCAAGAATTTAAAACGATTCTTTTTTCCTACCTGGATCACAGAGGCAATCACATTGAACATGAAATGCTCCAGCGCGGGGTTATATGGGGTATCGGCACATATATCGGCGCAGCACCCGATGATCTGACCGACATCACAAAGGAACAACTTATAGCTCATCTTTCATCTAAAGACCCGGTAAAATGCGGATATGCCGTCAGGGCACTATCCAATGCCCATGAGTTTGAATGTATGGTTCTGCCCGATTTTATCCAGGCAGACAAAACAACCATTGATATTTACACCGGGTGGAATTTTACCTCCGCGCGGATATCGGATTTGGTCCAGGCCTGTTTCCCGGAACCGGCCTTGGCCGGGAATGAATAA
- a CDS encoding transglutaminase family protein gives MTIDQFTLYCAPTFFIDSDHEKIIAFSSLHAGSSDNPVQKAVSIFYAVRDQIRYDPYEIPVNKEGFKASRVLTKGRGFCVAKAVLLAACLRAQSIPARLGFADVKNHLTTPKLKAKMGTDLFKWHGYTDIFLQGKWVKATPTFNLSLCQNFGVKALEFDGRQDSVFHAFDAKGQRHMEYVKDHGHFADLPWDRMMAAYRSAYPSYFESDRTSGDFHAEARELNNAESY, from the coding sequence ATGACGATTGACCAATTTACCTTGTATTGTGCACCAACGTTTTTCATTGATTCGGATCATGAAAAGATCATTGCATTTTCATCCCTGCATGCAGGATCTTCGGATAATCCGGTGCAAAAGGCGGTAAGTATTTTTTACGCTGTCAGGGATCAGATCCGGTATGATCCCTATGAGATTCCTGTAAACAAAGAAGGTTTTAAGGCAAGCCGTGTGCTGACCAAAGGCAGGGGGTTTTGTGTGGCTAAGGCTGTGCTGTTGGCCGCTTGCCTCAGGGCTCAATCCATACCGGCTCGTCTTGGGTTTGCCGATGTGAAGAATCATCTGACTACGCCTAAACTCAAGGCAAAAATGGGTACGGATCTGTTTAAATGGCATGGATATACTGACATATTTCTGCAAGGGAAATGGGTCAAGGCGACACCAACATTCAATTTGAGCCTGTGCCAAAATTTTGGCGTAAAGGCCCTTGAATTTGATGGCCGGCAAGACAGTGTATTTCATGCCTTTGATGCCAAAGGACAGCGGCACATGGAATATGTTAAAGATCATGGCCATTTTGCGGATTTGCCCTGGGACAGAATGATGGCGGCCTACCGGAGCGCCTATCCCAGCTATTTTGAATCAGATCGAACTTCGGGTGATTTTCATGCCGAGGCAAGGGAATTGAACAACGCTGAATCTTATTGA
- the ptsP gene encoding phosphoenolpyruvate--protein phosphotransferase, with protein sequence MNKKEPDHLNLLFDMGELASIITSGSDIEAFLTGASELVAKHLQAHVCSIYLFDYRSKDLVLKATRGLKPEAVNQIRMLPGEGLVGQCFSRDQVLRVGNARTSPGFKYFDNAGEDPFNSFLCVPIRRGVVKIGVLVVQQREMDHFTLLDERALRTAATQLAGAVENARLLMALEPESAETDESEETVSKKFPAFIKGKSDGYGLAYGTIRPSRRKRKAILFEADTSDISYCLADFQTAVGKTIDELKLLQDKFAASLPESESLIFTAHFMMLKDKNFTGKMKSLIEQSISPVAAIQQTVQKYIKVFSDNPNAYMQEKAVDVEDLGIRLLSHLKAVHTPTPPDRGTIFVTQDIYPSDMMKLTADGIRGIVLVGGGVTSHVTILARSLSIPLIIADDPVFIDLPDTTRLLLDAGQGNIYINPDDNTLAIFKDNQEAENRAKTRDMQPATHTLDNRRIRLLANINLLSEIHLARELKAEGIGLYRTEFPFLIRSGFPSEDEQYLIYKGLFDKTEPDTITTVRTLDAGGDKVIKHTDFIQEANPALGLRSIRFSLKHRQIFRNQIKAILRAAHGRQQVRLMFPLISSIDEFLEAKQVMAQCIRQMEQEGVPHKNDPEVGIMIELPSVLATIDEFAQLADFFAIGTNDFIQYMLGADRGNKLVAEHYIPYHPAVNRGIAKIATAAIDHGIDVSVCGEMAHDPKHIPFLIGVGITTLSVDPKFLPRVQATVMETRFSRANAYAQRLLEQTRVRYAAEMLNAGPGKNG encoded by the coding sequence ATGAATAAAAAAGAACCTGACCATCTTAACCTGCTGTTCGACATGGGGGAACTTGCCTCCATCATCACCAGCGGATCAGACATAGAAGCCTTTCTAACCGGCGCCAGCGAACTCGTGGCCAAGCATCTGCAAGCCCATGTCTGCTCCATATACCTGTTTGACTACCGATCCAAAGACCTGGTCCTGAAAGCCACCCGGGGCCTGAAACCCGAAGCTGTTAACCAAATCCGTATGCTGCCCGGAGAAGGCCTGGTGGGTCAATGCTTTTCCCGGGACCAAGTTCTACGGGTGGGAAACGCCAGAACAAGTCCGGGGTTCAAATATTTCGACAATGCCGGAGAAGATCCCTTTAACTCTTTTCTTTGCGTGCCCATCCGGCGCGGGGTCGTGAAAATCGGCGTTCTAGTGGTCCAGCAACGGGAGATGGACCACTTTACCCTGCTCGATGAGCGTGCATTGAGGACTGCTGCCACCCAGCTGGCCGGTGCGGTTGAAAATGCAAGACTACTCATGGCCCTGGAGCCGGAGTCGGCAGAGACAGACGAAAGCGAAGAGACTGTTTCCAAAAAGTTCCCTGCGTTCATAAAGGGGAAATCCGACGGATACGGCTTGGCCTATGGCACAATCCGGCCATCAAGAAGAAAACGTAAGGCCATTTTATTTGAGGCGGACACATCCGATATCAGTTACTGCCTGGCTGACTTTCAAACCGCCGTGGGAAAAACCATTGATGAATTAAAATTGCTGCAGGATAAATTTGCCGCAAGTCTTCCGGAAAGCGAATCTTTGATCTTCACGGCCCATTTTATGATGCTCAAAGACAAAAATTTCACGGGAAAAATGAAAAGCCTGATAGAACAGAGCATCTCTCCTGTGGCAGCCATCCAGCAGACTGTCCAGAAATACATCAAAGTTTTTTCGGATAATCCCAATGCCTATATGCAGGAAAAGGCCGTGGATGTGGAAGATTTGGGCATACGTCTTTTGTCCCATCTCAAGGCGGTACACACCCCCACCCCCCCTGACCGGGGAACAATCTTTGTGACCCAGGATATTTACCCCTCGGACATGATGAAACTGACCGCCGACGGCATCCGGGGCATTGTGCTGGTGGGCGGTGGCGTAACCTCCCATGTCACCATCCTTGCCCGGTCCCTGTCCATTCCCCTGATTATTGCCGATGATCCTGTATTTATAGACTTACCCGACACCACCCGGTTGCTGCTGGATGCCGGCCAGGGCAACATTTACATCAATCCCGACGACAATACCCTTGCCATATTCAAAGACAACCAGGAAGCGGAAAACCGGGCAAAAACCCGGGATATGCAACCTGCGACCCATACCCTTGACAACAGACGCATCCGGCTGCTTGCCAATATCAATCTGCTCAGTGAAATTCACCTGGCCCGGGAACTTAAAGCTGAAGGCATTGGCCTTTACCGTACGGAATTTCCATTTTTGATCCGCTCCGGATTTCCTTCGGAAGACGAACAATACCTCATTTATAAAGGACTGTTTGACAAGACTGAACCGGACACCATCACCACGGTGCGCACCCTGGATGCCGGTGGAGACAAGGTCATAAAGCACACGGATTTCATCCAGGAGGCCAACCCGGCCTTGGGCCTGCGCTCCATTCGCTTTTCTTTAAAGCATCGCCAGATTTTCCGGAACCAGATCAAAGCCATTTTACGGGCCGCTCATGGCAGGCAACAGGTTCGCCTGATGTTTCCATTAATCTCTTCCATTGACGAATTTTTAGAGGCAAAACAGGTCATGGCGCAATGTATTCGTCAGATGGAACAAGAAGGTGTGCCCCACAAAAACGACCCTGAAGTGGGCATCATGATTGAACTGCCTTCTGTGCTTGCCACCATAGATGAATTTGCTCAACTTGCAGATTTTTTTGCCATCGGCACCAATGACTTTATCCAGTATATGTTGGGTGCGGACCGGGGTAACAAACTGGTGGCTGAACATTATATACCCTATCATCCCGCCGTAAACCGCGGCATTGCAAAAATAGCCACGGCCGCGATCGACCATGGCATCGATGTATCCGTATGCGGAGAGATGGCCCATGACCCCAAGCACATCCCCTTTTTGATCGGGGTGGGTATCACCACCCTCAGCGTGGACCCCAAATTTCTGCCACGCGTCCAGGCCACGGTCATGGAGACTCGTTTTTCCCGGGCAAACGCCTATGCCCAACGCCTACTGGAGCAGACCCGGGTCAGGTATGCCGCCGAGATGCTGAACGCCGGGCCCGGCAAAAACGGATAG
- a CDS encoding methyl-accepting chemotaxis protein, which produces MNFKSVRMKIAGLAGICLILSSVILVGYGLYSGAASRNMVKLRVSSLVEAQALDGLKNLAGNYAGQIQVQFQVALDAARTMADVFMVSKSRENGNLEVGRDQLNAILLEVLKKNPNFNGTYSCWEPNAIDGQDDMFQTGRDGNNAITGRFTPYWTRDQSGNIAVQPLVEYDTMDKHPNGVLKGGWYIVPRQEHKESVLAPLPYIVQGKQVWLATLSVPILVGDKFYGVAGTDYNLDFVQKLSESVDKELFDGKGGVTIISDMGLIVADSEKPELIGKHLKNLIPQDWQTYVDDVKAGKSAATLNEKERSFEVLSTIELGRTGKPWGLMIRISQETVLAAANALYDDLAAEARSSSIMQVVVGLVIAVIAILLLWFAAGGIVKPIRSTVDMLKDIAEGEGDLTKRLDIKAKDEIGELAHWFNLFMESLQQLIRQIVSDAGSLNTSSGDLSDIAVKMTDGAESMATRSKAVTSGAEEVSSNMMSLASSSEEAASNVNMVAAATEEMTSTISEIARKTETSRTISESAVSKAGDVSEKLGRLGDGAQEISKVTEVISDISEQINLLALNATIEAARAGEAGKGFTVVASEIKDLAKQTAEATESVKVQIGNVQGATDETVSEVGQILDIIKEVSEIVASISQEVESQATVTQEISQNISQTSEGIQNVNENVNRSSDLIGSITEEISEVDQSVQGVSESIAEVNLKAEELTALSEKLHELVGKFKV; this is translated from the coding sequence ATGAATTTTAAATCCGTCAGGATGAAAATTGCTGGTCTGGCAGGTATATGTCTTATTTTATCATCTGTTATTCTCGTTGGTTACGGTTTGTATTCCGGCGCAGCAAGCCGTAATATGGTTAAGCTAAGAGTGTCTTCTCTGGTTGAAGCCCAAGCGCTTGACGGTCTGAAGAATCTGGCCGGCAACTATGCCGGACAAATTCAGGTTCAATTCCAAGTGGCTTTGGACGCGGCCAGGACCATGGCAGATGTCTTCATGGTCTCTAAATCCAGGGAAAACGGCAACCTGGAAGTGGGAAGAGACCAGCTTAATGCGATTTTGTTGGAGGTGCTCAAAAAGAATCCAAATTTCAACGGAACGTATTCCTGTTGGGAACCCAATGCCATAGACGGCCAAGATGACATGTTTCAAACGGGCCGGGACGGAAACAATGCGATTACCGGGCGTTTTACACCGTATTGGACCCGGGATCAAAGCGGCAATATCGCGGTACAGCCTTTAGTGGAATACGATACCATGGATAAGCACCCCAACGGTGTTCTTAAGGGCGGCTGGTATATTGTTCCCAGGCAGGAGCATAAGGAAAGTGTCCTGGCCCCGCTTCCCTATATCGTCCAGGGTAAGCAGGTATGGCTGGCAACCTTGTCGGTACCCATATTGGTGGGGGATAAGTTTTATGGTGTGGCCGGCACCGATTATAATCTCGATTTCGTCCAGAAATTATCCGAAAGCGTTGACAAAGAGCTGTTCGACGGGAAAGGTGGCGTCACGATTATCAGTGATATGGGACTGATCGTGGCGGACAGCGAAAAGCCGGAGCTGATCGGCAAGCATTTAAAAAATCTCATTCCTCAAGACTGGCAGACTTATGTGGACGATGTCAAGGCCGGAAAGAGCGCTGCGACGCTTAACGAAAAAGAGCGTTCTTTCGAAGTTCTCTCTACCATCGAATTGGGCAGAACAGGGAAGCCTTGGGGGCTAATGATCCGGATCTCCCAGGAGACAGTGCTGGCCGCCGCCAATGCCCTGTACGATGATTTAGCCGCAGAGGCCCGGAGCAGCAGCATCATGCAGGTCGTGGTGGGGCTTGTCATTGCCGTGATTGCCATACTTTTGCTCTGGTTCGCAGCCGGTGGGATCGTAAAACCCATCCGAAGCACAGTGGATATGCTTAAAGATATTGCAGAAGGTGAAGGTGATCTGACCAAACGTCTGGATATCAAGGCCAAAGACGAAATCGGCGAACTGGCCCACTGGTTTAATCTGTTCATGGAGAGCCTCCAGCAGCTGATTCGGCAAATCGTCTCCGATGCCGGGTCCCTGAATACCAGTTCGGGAGATCTTTCGGATATTGCCGTTAAAATGACAGATGGCGCAGAATCCATGGCTACCAGATCAAAAGCCGTAACATCCGGTGCCGAAGAGGTCAGTTCCAACATGATGAGCCTGGCGTCTTCCAGTGAAGAGGCGGCCTCTAATGTTAATATGGTTGCTGCCGCCACCGAGGAGATGACCTCAACAATCAGTGAAATTGCACGAAAAACGGAAACTTCCCGGACTATTTCGGAATCCGCCGTTTCAAAGGCTGGTGATGTGTCCGAAAAACTGGGCCGTTTAGGGGATGGTGCCCAGGAAATCAGCAAGGTTACGGAAGTTATTTCAGATATTTCAGAACAGATCAATTTGCTGGCTCTGAACGCAACCATTGAGGCTGCCCGGGCCGGTGAGGCCGGCAAAGGATTTACGGTTGTGGCATCTGAAATTAAGGATCTTGCAAAGCAGACCGCAGAAGCCACCGAATCGGTTAAAGTACAGATCGGCAATGTCCAGGGAGCCACCGACGAGACTGTTTCCGAAGTCGGGCAGATACTCGACATTATAAAGGAGGTCAGCGAGATTGTTGCGTCGATTTCCCAGGAAGTGGAGAGCCAGGCAACCGTAACCCAGGAAATTTCCCAGAATATTTCCCAAACCTCCGAGGGTATTCAAAACGTGAATGAGAATGTGAACCGCAGTTCTGATCTGATCGGTTCCATAACAGAGGAAATTTCAGAGGTCGATCAGTCTGTACAGGGGGTGTCTGAGTCCATTGCAGAAGTGAACCTGAAAGCCGAAGAGTTAACCGCACTTTCCGAAAAATTGCATGAACTTGTGGGTAAGTTTAAAGTATAA
- a CDS encoding rubrerythrin family protein: MATTNDNLKEAFAGESQANQKYRAFAKKAEKEGFKNISKLFKTTAEAERIHAEGHLAALGKIASTADNLQAAIDGETDEFTSMYPPMLEQAEADGHKAKIMFKFALGAEEVHANLYTKALEAVKNGVDLDVSEFYLCPICGYIELGTAPEKCPICSAKQSKFVQID, translated from the coding sequence ATGGCAACTACCAATGACAATTTAAAAGAGGCGTTCGCAGGTGAAAGCCAGGCTAACCAGAAATACAGAGCCTTTGCCAAAAAAGCAGAAAAAGAAGGATTTAAAAATATCTCAAAACTGTTTAAAACCACTGCCGAAGCGGAACGGATTCATGCCGAGGGTCACCTGGCCGCCTTGGGTAAAATCGCGTCAACCGCCGATAATCTCCAGGCCGCTATTGACGGCGAAACCGATGAGTTCACCAGCATGTACCCACCCATGCTGGAACAGGCGGAAGCGGACGGCCATAAAGCCAAAATCATGTTTAAATTTGCTTTAGGCGCCGAAGAAGTGCATGCCAACCTCTACACAAAAGCCCTGGAAGCTGTTAAAAACGGTGTTGACTTGGATGTCAGCGAATTTTACCTGTGTCCGATCTGCGGTTACATTGAACTGGGTACCGCGCCCGAAAAATGTCCGATATGCTCGGCCAAGCAATCCAAATTTGTTCAGATTGACTAA